DNA from Sulfitobacter albidus:
GACGGGGTTCTTGTCGTTGTCGCGGTCCACTGTGGCGGGCGACCCGGCCGAGATTTCGCGGGCGCGGTGCGCAGCAAGCATCACCAGTTCGAAACGGTTGGGTACCTTATCAACGCAGTCTTCGACGGTCACGCGGGCCATGGGGATGCTCCAATCTCAAGCTTGGGTAAGAATGCGCTATCTAGGGCGGATCGTGCAGATTTACAAGCAGGTATTACAGGGGCTTCACCTCTGCCAATGCCTCAGGCGGCAGGGCATCGTACATCTCGCGCACGCTGCGCCCCAACAGCGGGTGGACCCACTCGGGCGCGACGTCCATCAAGGGCACGAGAACAAAGGCACGGTCCTGCACGCGCGGGTGTGGCAGGATCAGCTCTTGTGGGGCGCGCAACCGCTGGGCCTGCGGATCCAGATCGCGCCACTGCGCATGGGTGCGCGCGTCGGGCAGCACCGTGGCGCCGCACGCGATCAGATCCAGATCCAGCGTGCGCTGGCCCCAGCGCACGGCACGCACCCGCCCCTGCGTGCTTTCGATGCTGTGCAGATGGGCGAGGGCCTCCTGCGGCGACCAGCCGACCTCGACCGCCAGCGCCGCGTTCACGAACGCAGGCCCGCTGCCCGGCGGAAAGGCCGGTGTCGCGAAAAAGCGGCTCACCCGCGGCGCCGCACCGCTCAAATCCGCCAGCACTTCAATCGCTGATTGAATTATTGCGCGCGGGCTGGCATCTTCATAAGGTGCGTTGGATCCCAGCGCGACGAGTATTGTTGACCTGACGGAGGGCGATTTTCCGCCGCTTTTCCCCGTTGTTGCATATTGCGACATCTGCAAATTTCCCTATGTGTTCACCGCGTAGCGTACCGTGGATGTGATACGAGTTGAATTTTACAAAACACATCTTTGGCGCAGGGTGCGGCAGACGCATCCGAAAGATTGGCCCAAAAAGGAATTTACATGTTTTATAAGGACGAGCGGCTTGCGCTCTTTATTGACGGCTCGAATCTCTACGCAGCGGCCAAGGCTCTCGGTTTCGACATAGATTACAAACTGTTGCGGCAGGAATTCATGCGGCGCGGCAAACTGCTGCGCGCTTTTTACTATACCGCCCTTCTGGAAAACGACGAATATTCTCCCATTCGCCCCCTGGTCGATTGGCTGCACTACAACGGTTTTTCCATGGTGACAAAACCGGCCAAGGAATACACCGACAGCATGGGGCGCCGGAAGGTGAAGGGGAACATGGATATCGAGCTGGCGGTTGACGCGATGGAACTGGCGCCGCGCGTCGATCACATCGTCATCTTTTCGGGCGACGGTGATTTCCGCCCGCTGGTCGAATCATTGCAACGTCAGGGCGTGCGCGTCTCGGTCGTCTCGACCATCCGCAGCCAGCCCCCGATGATCTCGGACGAATTGCGCCGCCAGGCGGACAATTTCATCGACCTTGACGATCTGCGCGACGTGATCGGCCGCCCGCCCCGCGATCCCGCGCCCGCCCGCGACGACGACTGACAGCGCGCAAAAAAATGCCCCGGCCCCCCAAGTGAGGCAGCCGGAGCATTGGCGTCATGAAAACGACAGGCGAATATGCGACGTGCGTTGCACGCTGCCCACTCCTTAACATAACCTGACCGGGACCCCGTTGGTCCCCCCTGTTCGGGGGGATATGTCAGGAAAGTGCCAGTGCTCCTCGATACCGCCGCGAAAATCGAGAATGAAACCGATCCGGACTGCCTCTGGCAGGCCGCGCGCGAGGGTCTTGGGACGGCGGGCATTGACCACATGGTCTATATCACCGTCGGCAATGATTTCTCGGACCTCTTCGTGCGCACCACCGTCAAGGAGTTGTATCACGAGCGTCCACCGCGGGAGGATCCGTTCCTGCGCTACTGCTGCGAAAGTTACGAAGTGATTCTCGCCGGCGCGGCCTTTGTCGACCGCCATCCCTATATCTCGCCCGAAGAACGTGCGTTCATCGAACGCGCCGCGACCTTCGGGTTCAACGCCGCACTCGCCATACCGATGCGCCTGATGGGGGCCGACCGATTTGGCGGCTTTATCATCGGCAACGGACAATCAGCTGTCGATTTCCAGCGCACCATCGTGCCGCGCACCGAAGAGCTGCGGCTGTTTTGCATGATCGTCCACCGCCGCCTCGAAGAATTGATCCCCCGCGCGGACCGGCCCGCCCGCACCGAGCGTCCCGCGCTGGTGGCCCGCGCCCTGCCCGCGGCGTTCGATCAGCTCACCCCGCGCGAAACCGAGGTGATCCTGATGCTCGCCCAGGGCAAAACCCGCGCCCAAAGCGCCAGGATCTGCGGCATCTCTATCCACACGCTGTCGGATTACGCCAAACAGGGCTATCGCAAACTGGGCGTGACCAGCGCGGCGGCGGCGGCAGCCCTGCTGCTGGAAGAGGCCGGTGGGCTTCCCGGTGTCGCACCCTCCGGCCGCCGCAGCCCGTAGACCTTCGCGCCCGCACCCCTTATGTCTGGTGCACGACACAGACCGGAGCCCGCCCATGTCCAATGCCCCCCTGACCCTGTATCTCGCCGCCCCGCGCGGGTTCTGCGCGGGCGTGGACCGCGCGATCAAGATCGTCGAGATGGCGCTGGAAAAATGGGGCGCGCCCGTCTACGTGCGCCACGAGATCGTGCATAACAAATTCGTCGTCGACGGGCTGCGCGACAAGGGCGCCGTATTTGTCGAAGAGCTGTCGGAATGTCCCGACGACCGCCCGGTCATCTTTTCCGCCCACGGCGTGCCCAAATCCGTGCCCAGCGCCGCGCAGGCGCGCAACATGGTCTATGTCGATGCCACCTGCCCGCTGGTCAGCAAGGTCCATATCGAAGCACAGCGCCACGCCGACAACGGCCTGCAAATGGTGATGATCGGCCACGCGGGCCATCCCGAAACCGTCGGCACGATGGGCCAGTTGCCCGAGGGCGAGGTGCTGCTGGTCGAGACGCCGGATGACGTGGCCACGCTCGACGTGCGCGACCCCGCGCGGCTGGCCTACGTCACGCAGACCACGCTCAGCGTTGACGATACCGCCGATATCGTCGCGGCCCTTCAGGCGCGCTTCCCGGCCATCGTCGGCCCGCACAAGGAAGACATCTGCTACGCCACCACCAACCGTCAGGAAGCGGTCAAGGCGATGGCCCCCAAATGCGACGCGATGCTGGTGGTCGGCGCGCCCAACTCGTCGAATTCCAAACGTCTGGTCGAGGTCGGCGCCCGCGCCGGCTGCGCCTACGCCCAGCTGGTCCAGCGCGCCGATGACATCGACTGGCGCGCGCTCGACGGGATCACCTCGGTCGGCATCACCGCCGGGGCCTCGGCGCCCGAAGTGCTCATCAACGAGGTCATCGATGCCTTCCGCGCCCGCTATGACGTGACGACCGAATTGGTCGAGACGGCGGTCGAGAATGTCGAATTCAAGGTGCCCCGCGTCCTGCGCGAACCCGCGTGAGCGAACCCGTCGACTTCGACGGCCGGATCGAGCCGATGGAATGGGGGCGCAACACCTATACCGTGGTGCGCCTGCCAGAGGCCATCCTCGCCCGGCTTGGCCACCCCAAGCGGGTGGAGGGGGAGATCGCCGATCATCCCGTCAATCTTGCCGTCACACGCGCGCCGGTCCTTGACGATGCGTTTCTCTACACCGGCAAGGCGCTGCTGAAGGCCGCCGACATCGCGCCGGGGGACGAAATCACCATCCGCCTTCGCGCCGCCGATCCGAACCACGTCGACACCCCGAGGATGTGCTGCTGGCCCTGCGCCAATCCGAACGTCTGACCGCGTGGAACGCCCTCACCCCCGGCAAACGCCGCGGCCTCATCGCCCCGATCGAGGCCGCCGCCCGCCCCGAAACCCGCGCCAAACGCATCGCGGCCCTGCTGCGCGCGCTGTAGCCGCTATTCCGCGTTGGGCCGCACACGGGCCGCCGATTTATCCGCAAATGCCGCCAAGCGCGCGCGCGCATCGGGCTGGGTGTTGACCACGCCTGCGACGACCGCCTCGGCATAGGCCGCATCCAGCGCCGACATGTTCTGCATGTGGCTCACGGCCGAGCAGATGG
Protein-coding regions in this window:
- the ispH gene encoding 4-hydroxy-3-methylbut-2-enyl diphosphate reductase; amino-acid sequence: MSNAPLTLYLAAPRGFCAGVDRAIKIVEMALEKWGAPVYVRHEIVHNKFVVDGLRDKGAVFVEELSECPDDRPVIFSAHGVPKSVPSAAQARNMVYVDATCPLVSKVHIEAQRHADNGLQMVMIGHAGHPETVGTMGQLPEGEVLLVETPDDVATLDVRDPARLAYVTQTTLSVDDTADIVAALQARFPAIVGPHKEDICYATTNRQEAVKAMAPKCDAMLVVGAPNSSNSKRLVEVGARAGCAYAQLVQRADDIDWRALDGITSVGITAGASAPEVLINEVIDAFRARYDVTTELVETAVENVEFKVPRVLREPA
- a CDS encoding helix-turn-helix transcriptional regulator, whose translation is MLLDTAAKIENETDPDCLWQAAREGLGTAGIDHMVYITVGNDFSDLFVRTTVKELYHERPPREDPFLRYCCESYEVILAGAAFVDRHPYISPEERAFIERAATFGFNAALAIPMRLMGADRFGGFIIGNGQSAVDFQRTIVPRTEELRLFCMIVHRRLEELIPRADRPARTERPALVARALPAAFDQLTPRETEVILMLAQGKTRAQSARICGISIHTLSDYAKQGYRKLGVTSAAAAAALLLEEAGGLPGVAPSGRRSP
- a CDS encoding NYN domain-containing protein; the protein is MFYKDERLALFIDGSNLYAAAKALGFDIDYKLLRQEFMRRGKLLRAFYYTALLENDEYSPIRPLVDWLHYNGFSMVTKPAKEYTDSMGRRKVKGNMDIELAVDAMELAPRVDHIVIFSGDGDFRPLVESLQRQGVRVSVVSTIRSQPPMISDELRRQADNFIDLDDLRDVIGRPPRDPAPARDDD
- a CDS encoding YdeI/OmpD-associated family protein, which encodes MLLALRQSERLTAWNALTPGKRRGLIAPIEAAARPETRAKRIAALLRAL
- the folK gene encoding 2-amino-4-hydroxy-6-hydroxymethyldihydropteridine diphosphokinase, which produces MSQYATTGKSGGKSPSVRSTILVALGSNAPYEDASPRAIIQSAIEVLADLSGAAPRVSRFFATPAFPPGSGPAFVNAALAVEVGWSPQEALAHLHSIESTQGRVRAVRWGQRTLDLDLIACGATVLPDARTHAQWRDLDPQAQRLRAPQELILPHPRVQDRAFVLVPLMDVAPEWVHPLLGRSVREMYDALPPEALAEVKPL
- a CDS encoding DUF1905 domain-containing protein, translated to MSEPVDFDGRIEPMEWGRNTYTVVRLPEAILARLGHPKRVEGEIADHPVNLAVTRAPVLDDAFLYTGKALLKAADIAPGDEITIRLRAADPNHVDTPRMCCWPCANPNV